One uncultured Hyphomonas sp. genomic region harbors:
- a CDS encoding HAMP domain-containing sensor histidine kinase, with amino-acid sequence MTSAATRFTFLDLILFGSPKIDESVRGPMNLHMLSRFQKYKIPISVVTLINATILLAMFSADSESGFCPIAFAWWVPVALYSGFMFWSGLRPLDLSTGRMPSGRFVKRAEIGSFILGLWWTGLMLTPVAETEAQQLTMIGVAMGMCCGVVGFTAPMVGVAARYMTAATIVQLLALLQHHTATAMTATLFGLALSVALLVSSRNFFQSTLELVESRTETERAHDLLKQSLETSRHGFAIFTETGERLVANTYHQNYFPDFVPTTADLGTKEISVKGSDWFIRSVTQSANRNFIVTHTNINLQKETQRSLLAAQETINDALAARSRFISRASTDLAGPLKYIMTLASAMSSGSKIEFSREEISGHCDSIDKVARDLLDLVRDIEEYAEGESGGTFSNEAPEDLRELLSPEQLWAAATWETATFDRIKVSIPQDLDVVMIDGPRFTSTVVKLLKRASMVSIDPIVLTCTPDEEGRIHVTIVDRGRPLSPAEVADFFEPYGDETRPGADQYVTRGLELALIKKYLNSQGAEITVRPLNKIGNAITITLPSSAIVGKRFGPKTDAVIGNTTPAPRRTANG; translated from the coding sequence ATGACCAGTGCGGCGACCCGTTTCACGTTCCTTGACCTGATCCTCTTCGGTTCCCCGAAGATCGACGAGAGCGTGCGCGGTCCGATGAACCTGCACATGCTCAGCCGGTTCCAGAAATACAAGATCCCGATCAGTGTCGTGACGCTGATCAATGCGACGATCCTGCTGGCCATGTTCTCGGCCGACTCCGAGTCCGGTTTCTGCCCGATCGCCTTTGCGTGGTGGGTGCCGGTTGCTCTCTATTCCGGTTTCATGTTCTGGAGCGGCCTGCGCCCGCTCGATCTCAGCACAGGACGGATGCCGTCCGGCCGCTTCGTGAAGCGCGCCGAGATCGGATCGTTCATTCTTGGCCTCTGGTGGACGGGCCTCATGCTGACGCCGGTCGCCGAGACCGAAGCCCAACAGCTGACCATGATCGGCGTTGCGATGGGCATGTGCTGCGGCGTGGTTGGCTTCACCGCCCCGATGGTCGGCGTGGCCGCCCGATACATGACTGCCGCGACCATCGTTCAGCTCCTGGCCTTGCTGCAACACCACACAGCAACAGCCATGACGGCCACGCTGTTCGGACTTGCCCTCTCTGTCGCCCTGCTCGTCAGCTCCCGGAACTTCTTCCAGTCCACCCTGGAGCTTGTCGAGTCCCGCACGGAAACCGAGCGCGCGCACGACCTGTTGAAACAGTCGCTCGAAACCTCGCGGCACGGCTTTGCCATCTTCACCGAAACAGGTGAGCGCCTGGTGGCAAACACCTATCACCAGAACTACTTCCCCGACTTCGTTCCGACTACGGCGGATCTCGGCACCAAGGAGATTTCGGTGAAGGGCAGCGACTGGTTTATCCGGTCCGTCACCCAGTCTGCGAACCGCAACTTCATTGTGACGCACACGAACATCAACCTGCAGAAAGAGACACAGCGGTCGCTCCTCGCTGCGCAGGAAACCATCAATGACGCCCTGGCTGCCCGGTCACGCTTCATCTCGCGTGCGTCGACCGACCTTGCCGGCCCGCTGAAATACATCATGACGCTGGCGTCTGCGATGTCGTCGGGGTCGAAGATCGAGTTTTCCCGCGAAGAGATCAGCGGTCACTGCGACAGCATCGACAAGGTCGCCCGCGACCTGCTCGATCTGGTACGCGACATCGAGGAATATGCCGAGGGGGAATCCGGCGGTACGTTCTCGAACGAGGCACCGGAAGACCTGCGCGAACTTCTCTCACCGGAGCAACTCTGGGCCGCCGCGACTTGGGAAACGGCGACCTTCGATCGCATCAAGGTCTCCATTCCGCAAGACCTCGACGTCGTGATGATCGATGGTCCGCGCTTTACGTCCACAGTGGTGAAGCTGCTCAAGCGCGCTTCCATGGTTTCGATCGATCCGATCGTGCTGACCTGCACGCCGGACGAGGAAGGCCGTATTCACGTCACCATCGTCGACCGCGGCCGTCCGCTCAGCCCGGCAGAAGTTGCAGACTTCTTCGAGCCCTATGGCGACGAGACACGCCCCGGCGCCGACCAGTATGTGACGCGCGGCCTCGAACTCGCGCTGATCAAGAAATATCTGAACAGCCAGGGCGCTGAAATCACCGTGCGGCCGCTCAACAAGATCGGCAATGCGATCACGATCACGCTCCCCTCCTCGGCAATTGTGGGCAAGCGCTTCGGCCCTAAAACCGATGCTGTGATCGGCAACACGACGCCCGCGCCCCGCCGAACGGCGAACGGCTGA
- a CDS encoding FAD-dependent oxidoreductase, producing the protein MKPGGKRIAILGAGPAGLTIARLLMEQSDHSVTLYEKSHRVGGKSLSVRQGEDLIEFGTCYTIMSHRRVMKWMREQGITIQQIVPHKIDGVPARDFFNSGPGAPLAVQGISYVRARRKLLKALESDTPPQKALEEAATPAIDWLRARKLGKIEKMMMRTVTGMGYGDLKTVPIVHAMRWVDMDLILSGTLNKIYMPVEGWGEFWERLAKPMDVRLETHVRHIDRSGDQHLIVLDDGTEEKFDALICAMPVDRFSALLEPTEAERIVGDAIHWGGYATTLISSEDWFQEQIEYYSETCLPGVEPGLMMSARREGYDAGLGGHLYITNQLPGDYTGPELIEILREEVTRRGGSINAVIQQEIWEYFAEYDPGAIRKGLIARMRQMQGERRTWYTGATFSHESVANICIHNEALVPDMLKALG; encoded by the coding sequence ATGAAGCCGGGCGGAAAGCGGATCGCCATTCTCGGCGCAGGTCCAGCTGGCCTGACGATCGCTCGACTCCTGATGGAGCAGAGCGATCACTCCGTCACCCTATACGAGAAATCCCACCGCGTCGGCGGGAAATCCCTGAGCGTACGCCAGGGCGAGGATCTGATCGAATTCGGCACCTGCTACACAATCATGTCCCACCGGCGCGTCATGAAGTGGATGCGCGAACAGGGCATCACCATCCAGCAGATCGTACCGCACAAGATCGATGGCGTGCCGGCGCGGGATTTTTTCAATTCGGGTCCCGGTGCCCCGCTGGCTGTTCAGGGCATCTCCTATGTCCGGGCCCGCCGCAAACTACTGAAGGCACTCGAGTCCGATACACCGCCGCAGAAAGCCCTTGAGGAAGCCGCAACCCCGGCCATCGACTGGCTGCGCGCCCGCAAGCTCGGCAAGATCGAAAAGATGATGATGCGCACGGTCACGGGCATGGGCTATGGCGACCTCAAGACCGTGCCGATCGTGCATGCCATGCGTTGGGTCGATATGGACCTCATCCTGTCCGGCACGCTGAACAAGATCTATATGCCGGTCGAAGGCTGGGGCGAGTTCTGGGAACGCCTGGCAAAACCCATGGATGTCCGCCTTGAAACCCATGTCCGTCACATTGACCGATCCGGAGACCAGCACCTGATCGTGCTGGATGACGGAACCGAGGAAAAATTCGACGCCCTGATCTGCGCGATGCCGGTCGACAGGTTTTCCGCCCTGCTGGAACCCACCGAAGCAGAGCGCATTGTCGGCGATGCGATCCACTGGGGCGGCTATGCCACCACGCTGATCTCTTCCGAGGACTGGTTCCAGGAGCAAATCGAATACTATAGCGAAACCTGCCTGCCGGGTGTGGAGCCCGGCCTGATGATGTCCGCCCGGCGGGAAGGCTATGATGCGGGTCTCGGCGGCCACCTCTACATCACCAACCAGTTGCCAGGCGACTACACCGGGCCGGAACTGATAGAGATCCTGCGTGAAGAAGTGACCCGGCGAGGTGGCTCAATCAATGCCGTGATCCAGCAGGAAATCTGGGAGTATTTCGCCGAATACGATCCGGGCGCGATTCGGAAGGGCCTTATCGCGCGCATGCGCCAGATGCAGGGCGAACGGCGCACCTGGTATACTGGCGCAACTTTCTCTCATGAGTCAGTTGCCAATATCTGCATTCACAATGAAGCGCTCGTGCCCGACATGCTGAAAGCACTCGGGTGA
- the asnB gene encoding asparagine synthase (glutamine-hydrolyzing) — translation MCGLIAGIGKVSLTTLDKAVASLTHRGPESSDTWVSENKSMFLGHTRLSIIGLDNGAQPISNSDGNVHIVVNGEFYGYREIRDHLLAEGAVFKTESDSEIALHLYLHYGLQALKELRGEFSIVIADERQNCLIAIRDRFGIKPLFYTVHQGAVYFASEIKALLALGVPARWDLETAFYDGFLFRDHARTLFKDIWSVPQGQYAIATPGDIKLYTYWDWDFPTEAALASDTRSEAECVEEFRTILKESIRDRLVADVPVACYLSGGIDSCAVLGFAQKGLSRPIECYTLAFDDELYNEAPIAEKQAAFSGANYNPIIVGRKDLAAAYSDAVWHAETPFVNANGVAKFLLSRAVNQRGIKVVLTGEGADEMLGGYLPFKRDAILHHGNGRSEAEAQAMIEQIFESNPAARAIFMREGADDPAIKEVAARLGWVPSFMETYGQLGRISSGLYRDEMMAGIHPSANPFTYVMDRLPVSRALDGRSRLNQALYLNSKTHMANFILTFLGDRMEMAHSIEGRVPMLDHRLAECAAHLPIHMKVRGTTEKHVLREAAKDVLIDEVYTREKHPFLAPPVTDAEDPMMQMYEDVFASKALEEQPVIDPDRARNALNMVKMLQGEQKIAFEGLIHKVASITLMHERFGMT, via the coding sequence ATGTGTGGCCTGATCGCAGGAATCGGGAAGGTGTCGCTCACGACACTGGACAAGGCTGTCGCCTCTCTGACCCATCGCGGACCGGAATCGTCTGACACCTGGGTATCAGAAAACAAATCCATGTTTCTCGGCCATACGCGCCTGTCGATCATCGGCCTCGACAATGGCGCCCAGCCGATCAGCAATTCGGACGGTAATGTCCACATCGTGGTCAATGGCGAGTTCTATGGCTATCGCGAGATCCGTGACCATCTTCTCGCGGAAGGCGCAGTTTTCAAGACCGAATCCGACAGCGAGATCGCGCTGCACCTTTACCTGCATTACGGATTGCAGGCGCTGAAGGAACTGCGCGGCGAGTTCTCCATCGTCATCGCAGACGAGCGCCAGAATTGCCTGATCGCGATCCGCGACCGGTTCGGCATCAAGCCCCTCTTCTACACAGTTCATCAGGGGGCTGTCTATTTCGCATCAGAGATCAAGGCCCTGCTGGCCCTGGGCGTGCCGGCCCGCTGGGACCTTGAAACCGCTTTCTATGACGGCTTCCTTTTCCGGGATCACGCCCGCACCCTGTTCAAGGATATCTGGTCCGTGCCGCAAGGCCAGTACGCCATCGCCACACCCGGCGACATAAAGCTCTACACCTATTGGGACTGGGACTTCCCGACCGAAGCGGCCCTTGCGAGCGATACGCGCAGTGAGGCGGAATGCGTCGAGGAATTCCGCACCATCCTGAAGGAGTCGATCCGGGACCGTCTCGTCGCGGACGTGCCGGTGGCCTGTTATCTCAGCGGCGGCATCGATTCCTGCGCCGTGCTCGGCTTTGCCCAGAAGGGCCTGTCGCGGCCCATCGAATGCTACACGCTCGCCTTCGATGATGAACTCTATAATGAGGCACCGATTGCGGAGAAGCAGGCGGCGTTTTCCGGCGCGAACTACAATCCCATTATCGTCGGACGGAAGGACCTCGCCGCGGCCTATTCCGATGCGGTGTGGCATGCCGAAACACCGTTCGTGAATGCAAATGGCGTGGCGAAGTTCCTGCTCAGCCGCGCGGTCAACCAGCGCGGCATCAAGGTCGTACTCACCGGGGAAGGCGCCGACGAAATGCTGGGCGGCTACCTGCCCTTCAAGCGCGACGCGATCCTGCATCATGGCAATGGCCGCAGCGAAGCCGAAGCCCAGGCCATGATCGAACAGATCTTCGAGTCGAACCCGGCGGCACGCGCGATCTTCATGCGCGAAGGAGCAGATGACCCTGCGATCAAGGAAGTCGCCGCGCGCCTCGGCTGGGTCCCCTCCTTCATGGAGACCTATGGCCAGCTTGGCCGTATCTCGTCCGGGCTTTATCGCGATGAAATGATGGCCGGTATCCACCCATCTGCCAACCCGTTCACCTATGTCATGGACCGGTTGCCGGTCAGCCGGGCACTGGACGGCCGTTCGCGTCTCAATCAGGCACTTTACCTGAATTCCAAGACGCATATGGCGAACTTCATCCTCACCTTCCTGGGCGACCGGATGGAAATGGCCCACTCCATCGAAGGCCGGGTCCCCATGCTGGACCATCGCCTCGCGGAATGCGCGGCGCACCTGCCGATCCATATGAAAGTCCGTGGAACGACGGAAAAGCATGTGCTGCGCGAAGCCGCAAAGGACGTGCTCATCGACGAGGTCTACACCCGCGAGAAACACCCTTTCCTCGCCCCGCCGGTCACCGATGCGGAAGACCCGATGATGCAGATGTATGAAGACGTCTTCGCCTCCAAGGCGCTGGAGGAACAACCTGTGATCGATCCGGATCGGGCCCGCAATGCGCTGAACATGGTGAAGATGCTGCAGGGCGAGCAGAAAATCGCGTTCGAGGGCCTGATCCACAAGGTCGCCAGCATCACGCTGATGCACGAACGCTTTGGCATGACGTAA
- a CDS encoding serine hydrolase domain-containing protein: MEEGHIHSIYDPLTDHVPALKGSAYDGVTIKQVLQMCSGASWNEDYSDWKSDINRFARTFALGGSLTDFARSLAPARRPGMYRLYNSIDTQVLGMLVAASTGKSLAAYMQEKLWEPLGAESPARWIVDKDGVEMAFGGLTATARDYAKLGELYRNRGNWHGHQIVPEAWVDKSLAPDMPHLMPGGFALPDAPSGYGQSLGYGFQWWVLSTAPREFCAMGVYNEFIYVDPGRGITIVKLSSNRDYGVKPDEAHAKELKTIEFLRAVARSVAEAMPEAEKRTGTEG; the protein is encoded by the coding sequence ATCGAGGAAGGCCACATCCATTCGATCTACGATCCGTTGACGGACCATGTACCGGCCCTGAAAGGCTCGGCCTATGACGGCGTCACCATCAAGCAGGTGCTGCAGATGTGCTCCGGCGCGTCTTGGAACGAGGACTACAGCGACTGGAAATCGGACATCAACCGCTTCGCCCGCACCTTTGCGCTTGGCGGTTCGCTGACCGATTTTGCCCGCTCGCTGGCCCCGGCCCGCAGGCCCGGCATGTACCGGCTTTACAATTCGATCGACACGCAAGTGCTCGGCATGCTGGTGGCGGCGTCCACCGGAAAGTCGCTTGCTGCCTATATGCAGGAAAAACTGTGGGAGCCACTCGGCGCCGAAAGCCCGGCGCGCTGGATCGTCGACAAGGACGGCGTGGAGATGGCCTTTGGCGGCCTGACCGCGACGGCACGCGATTATGCCAAGCTGGGTGAGCTCTACCGCAATCGCGGTAACTGGCATGGGCATCAAATCGTGCCGGAAGCCTGGGTCGACAAATCCCTCGCCCCCGACATGCCACACCTGATGCCCGGCGGCTTTGCCCTGCCGGATGCACCTTCAGGCTACGGCCAGTCGCTCGGCTATGGCTTCCAGTGGTGGGTGCTGAGCACCGCCCCGCGCGAGTTCTGTGCGATGGGCGTCTATAACGAGTTTATCTATGTCGATCCCGGCCGGGGCATCACCATCGTGAAGCTCTCCTCCAATCGCGACTATGGCGTGAAGCCGGATGAGGCACACGCCAAGGAACTGAAGACGATCGAGTTCCTGCGGGCCGTGGCACGTAGTGTGGCGGAGGCGATGCCGGAAGCTGAGAAGCGGACGGGGACTGAGGGGTAA